From a single Candidatus Thorarchaeota archaeon genomic region:
- a CDS encoding isoprenylcysteine carboxylmethyltransferase family protein, translated as MEIWPVLSVLGMFLSIPILFKSYEHENLRARFGQERGDQLAERLGLISGYLYFGFWIMQWLVPQEPFNLGIVQGIILVLPLCGLVTLSIPIDHLIIGVLCIAPGAWLGIVGVRRVTLRVAERHRPEKIVSNGIYAHVRHPQYLRGILSHLGMTFFLSALGSLLLTPIVIIINYIIARKEEIELVREFGEEYEEYRRQVPMFLPRL; from the coding sequence ATGGAGATTTGGCCGGTTCTAAGTGTTCTTGGAATGTTCCTATCAATTCCAATCCTCTTCAAGTCGTATGAACACGAGAACCTGAGAGCAAGATTCGGTCAGGAGAGAGGCGATCAGTTAGCCGAGAGATTGGGACTGATCTCAGGTTATCTCTATTTTGGATTTTGGATCATGCAATGGTTGGTCCCACAGGAGCCGTTCAATCTAGGAATAGTACAGGGAATCATATTGGTTCTACCATTATGTGGACTTGTCACGCTCTCAATTCCAATAGATCATCTCATCATTGGTGTATTGTGTATTGCCCCCGGAGCTTGGTTAGGCATAGTAGGAGTACGTCGAGTCACGCTTCGTGTTGCCGAACGCCATCGACCAGAGAAGATTGTGTCTAATGGAATCTACGCACATGTGAGGCATCCACAGTATCTAAGGGGAATACTTTCTCATCTGGGAATGACCTTTTTTCTCTCGGCGCTCGGATCTCTTCTTCTCACACCGATAGTGATCATCATCAATTATATCATTGCCAGAAAAGAAGAGATAGAACTTGTTCGGGAATTTGGAGAAGAGTATGAGGAGTATAGACGACAGGTACCGATGTTTTTACCTAGATTATAG
- a CDS encoding ATPase produces the protein MQVKKRNGSLEAFMPEKIVVSSVKAGAPYDVAKEIASSFESRKENQLKSSAIRGHTLSELRSRGHESAAKSWETYEHEKQR, from the coding sequence ATGCAGGTAAAGAAGAGAAACGGTAGCTTGGAGGCATTCATGCCCGAAAAGATCGTTGTAAGTTCTGTGAAGGCTGGTGCTCCCTACGATGTTGCAAAAGAGATTGCCAGTTCATTCGAGTCGCGTAAGGAAAATCAGCTCAAGAGTTCTGCAATTCGTGGACACACTCTGTCCGAACTCAGGTCACGAGGTCACGAGTCAGCAGCGAAGAGCTGGGAAACGTACGAGCACGAAAAGCAACGTTAG
- the asnS gene encoding asparagine--tRNA ligase — MTKEKIVKIRDIRPGEPCTIRGWVYRKRIQKKASFIVIRDETGIIQCVHHPNQNPQVEIPENLGVEASVIVTGVAREDSRAPGGIELEITGFELVGPSHMFPITKDQSIEMLLDLRHLWLRSRKQTQAMQIKAEAVRAAREWFFKNKFTETFPPILVGGACEGGSTLFKLKYFDKQAYLSQSAQLYLEALIFSLGNVYSITPSFRAEKSRTVRHLTEYWHIEAECPYMGLDEILQVQEQLFSHICKTVAKKQPEALEALGRDPKFLASIKAPFKKITYEEAVDIVHNYDIKMEMGTDFGTEAEKALSLHFDKPFFIYRYPEKIKPFYVKRDPDYPGYVLSADLVAPEGYGEMTTGGAREENLESIVERIKNEGFNPDDYGWYLDLRRYGSVPHAGFGLGTERLIWWMLKLEHIRDACAFPRVLNRVTP, encoded by the coding sequence TTGACAAAAGAGAAGATCGTAAAGATCCGAGATATAAGACCTGGAGAACCCTGTACCATTCGGGGATGGGTCTACAGAAAGAGAATTCAGAAAAAGGCATCATTCATTGTGATCCGTGATGAGACCGGAATCATTCAGTGTGTGCATCATCCCAATCAGAATCCACAGGTCGAGATTCCCGAGAATCTCGGCGTTGAGGCATCAGTTATAGTCACTGGTGTTGCAAGGGAGGACTCCCGAGCGCCCGGTGGGATAGAACTTGAGATCACAGGATTCGAACTTGTTGGTCCATCACATATGTTCCCAATTACTAAAGACCAGTCAATTGAGATGCTTCTTGATCTACGGCATCTGTGGCTTCGAAGCAGGAAGCAGACGCAGGCCATGCAGATCAAGGCTGAGGCCGTACGAGCTGCACGAGAATGGTTCTTCAAGAACAAATTCACCGAAACGTTCCCACCCATCTTGGTAGGTGGTGCCTGTGAGGGTGGCTCGACACTCTTCAAGCTCAAGTATTTTGACAAGCAGGCATATCTCAGCCAGAGCGCGCAGCTCTATCTCGAGGCGCTCATATTTTCGTTAGGCAATGTGTATTCGATCACTCCATCGTTTCGGGCGGAAAAATCACGGACAGTACGACATCTCACAGAGTACTGGCATATCGAGGCGGAATGCCCATACATGGGGCTTGATGAGATTTTGCAGGTACAGGAGCAGCTCTTCTCGCACATCTGTAAGACCGTTGCCAAGAAACAACCGGAGGCTCTTGAGGCACTTGGTCGGGACCCGAAGTTTCTGGCAAGCATCAAGGCACCATTCAAGAAGATCACGTATGAAGAGGCAGTTGACATCGTCCATAATTATGATATCAAGATGGAGATGGGTACCGACTTTGGAACAGAGGCAGAAAAAGCACTCTCATTGCATTTTGACAAACCGTTCTTTATCTACCGGTATCCAGAAAAGATCAAACCGTTCTACGTGAAGCGAGACCCCGATTATCCGGGCTATGTACTCTCGGCAGACCTTGTGGCTCCTGAAGGATATGGAGAGATGACCACCGGGGGGGCGCGAGAGGAGAACCTTGAGAGCATTGTCGAACGGATCAAGAATGAAGGCTTCAATCCTGATGACTATGGATGGTATCTTGACCTGCGTCGGTATGGCTCCGTCCCCCATGCAGGATTCGGTCTTGGCACTGAACGCTTGATCTGGTGGATGCTAAAACTCGAACATATCAGAGATGCTTGTGCGTTCCCACGTGTGCTTAATCGGGTCACACCATAG
- a CDS encoding Lrp/AsnC family transcriptional regulator, which yields MAYQGGGLSISLSQIDLKLLQIIELNPTISIQELAKKTGVSWITANRHLQQLRDAQVLSDPVAVFNPDKLGLERYIVLLRAKTERSIEVLEVACDVHPYTHYRSRTYGPYTGLFAQFDIPPDGRDNLQRFLEGLCKLDMCEIVDARRGTSFRTSTKTNLELFDSMTMTWDYDWTEWSHDISTVSDREELSSFTASEIPLLTPVDLRILQELTANANVNQTHLQKKLSLSQSSVSRKVIALTQNYIESVRAQIDRSRFDVTSTKMFFCPHAEDSIRNKLFNAFSLETAPPFPISIDLLEEHGVLLWGRMPPSHEHKLFYTLWKFLPELQVFTMDTVRNHSRLYWFYPDNFDADRKRWRSDKHWMIEQPMQSLKEKYGLL from the coding sequence GTGGCCTATCAAGGAGGTGGACTGAGTATATCACTCTCGCAAATCGATTTGAAGCTCTTACAGATCATCGAACTTAATCCAACGATATCAATTCAGGAGTTGGCCAAGAAGACAGGAGTCAGTTGGATTACCGCAAACCGGCATCTCCAGCAACTGAGGGACGCACAGGTTCTCTCAGATCCTGTGGCAGTGTTCAACCCTGACAAGCTCGGACTCGAACGGTATATTGTCTTGTTACGAGCCAAAACAGAACGCAGTATCGAGGTCTTGGAAGTAGCATGTGATGTGCACCCCTATACCCACTATAGGTCTCGAACCTATGGTCCCTACACTGGTCTCTTTGCCCAGTTTGACATCCCTCCAGATGGACGCGATAATCTTCAAAGATTTCTTGAAGGCCTATGTAAACTGGATATGTGCGAGATTGTAGATGCTCGAAGAGGTACGAGTTTCCGTACCTCGACAAAGACAAATCTTGAGCTCTTTGATTCCATGACCATGACTTGGGACTATGACTGGACAGAATGGTCACATGATATTTCCACAGTATCGGACAGAGAAGAACTATCATCTTTCACGGCGTCTGAGATCCCCCTCCTCACCCCTGTGGATCTTAGGATCCTTCAAGAACTAACGGCCAATGCAAACGTAAACCAGACACATCTTCAAAAGAAACTCTCTCTGTCCCAGAGTTCCGTCAGTAGGAAAGTAATAGCATTGACTCAGAATTATATCGAGTCCGTTAGGGCACAAATTGACCGTTCTCGTTTTGATGTCACTTCTACAAAGATGTTCTTTTGCCCTCATGCGGAAGATTCCATTCGCAATAAATTGTTCAATGCCTTTTCTCTTGAGACCGCACCCCCCTTCCCCATCTCGATTGATTTACTGGAGGAACATGGTGTTCTCTTGTGGGGGCGAATGCCTCCCTCTCACGAGCACAAGCTCTTCTATACCTTATGGAAATTCCTTCCGGAACTTCAGGTGTTTACGATGGACACGGTTCGAAACCATAGTCGATTGTATTGGTTCTACCCTGATAACTTCGATGCGGATCGAAAGCGTTGGCGTTCTGATAAACACTGGATGATTGAGCAGCCGATGCAGTCGCTGAAGGAAAAATATGGTCTTCTATAG
- a CDS encoding antitoxin VapB family protein, giving the protein MAKQIVVADDIYDQLMKMKKPGESFSNLIRRLIDCLPDEITSSK; this is encoded by the coding sequence ATGGCGAAACAAATTGTTGTGGCTGACGACATTTACGATCAACTAATGAAGATGAAAAAGCCTGGCGAGAGTTTTAGCAACCTCATCAGGCGACTGATCGATTGCCTACCTGATGAGATCACATCGTCAAAGTAA
- a CDS encoding TIGR04076 family protein yields MSQNGTCAMGYRVGDEFTITESGIDGKVCISALYSLLPKAFAMMFNARFPWLDDQCSVTHACPDANNPVVFELHRVEVS; encoded by the coding sequence ATTAGCCAAAATGGTACCTGTGCAATGGGCTACAGAGTGGGGGACGAATTTACCATCACCGAGTCTGGTATTGACGGCAAGGTGTGCATAAGCGCGCTCTATTCGCTTCTTCCCAAGGCTTTTGCCATGATGTTCAATGCACGATTTCCCTGGCTTGATGATCAATGTAGTGTCACACACGCTTGTCCCGATGCGAATAATCCTGTCGTATTCGAACTACATCGTGTTGAGGTGTCCTGA
- a CDS encoding phosphatase PAP2 family protein, with product MESVKQYLWFLFGILAILIIVGVTLLYMPIAAISQQLHEPITLATSLDLSIPLVPSAIIIYWYVFYAFIFFSWLYLSFAQREYRNALVTAFVVISFVAYAIYLLMPVQGPERAVTGTDFFSTQIQLLYNTDTHVNCFPSLHGSYSLLSAYGLWRAKKEYGYIAWPTAIAVQVSTLFVRQHWIADQLAAALITLVIAYLIFDKLKYTRVERNTTEVPDIKPWKIVLLLAIAIMFMILYVYTFAL from the coding sequence ATGGAAAGTGTAAAACAGTACCTCTGGTTTCTCTTTGGTATACTGGCCATTCTTATCATTGTAGGAGTGACCCTCCTGTACATGCCCATTGCAGCGATCTCACAACAGCTTCACGAACCGATCACACTGGCAACTTCTCTTGATCTGAGCATACCACTCGTCCCATCTGCGATCATCATCTATTGGTATGTGTTCTATGCATTCATCTTTTTCAGCTGGCTCTATTTGTCCTTTGCACAGAGAGAATACCGAAATGCTTTGGTCACTGCCTTTGTCGTCATCAGCTTTGTCGCATACGCTATCTATCTACTCATGCCAGTACAGGGACCAGAGCGAGCCGTCACGGGGACTGACTTTTTCTCAACACAGATCCAACTGCTATACAATACAGATACGCATGTGAACTGTTTCCCAAGTCTACACGGATCATACTCACTACTATCGGCATACGGGCTTTGGAGAGCAAAGAAAGAGTATGGGTATATTGCATGGCCAACCGCTATTGCCGTTCAGGTCTCGACCCTCTTCGTACGACAACACTGGATCGCCGACCAGTTGGCTGCTGCACTCATTACGCTGGTCATCGCGTATTTGATCTTTGACAAGCTCAAGTACACTAGAGTGGAAAGAAACACTACAGAGGTTCCTGACATCAAACCTTGGAAGATTGTGCTTCTGCTGGCCATTGCAATCATGTTCATGATACTCTACGTCTACACATTTGCTCTGTGA
- a CDS encoding cation:proton antiporter → MQIPIFEPTSSEPLLIIGLGIVLAFAGAIAMKRAGVPQILGFMLAGLLLGGLGILNDEIRGAMFPIVDLALGLIGYNIGLEIRKDVFRGRLRQMGTILIFESILTFVVVAFLTNLVLNNIIVAIVFGALASATDPASTVMVIWERNAKGNLTETLMFVLALDDVIAILLANISISFAAIAYAGTSTIGEALFVTLLDLGLSGVVGGLFGAGMVYFINREPNRSKLLEFELGLIILLVGLMTWLHLSAILACMVFGFIVGNYVDSKKEPVCHTLKVIMSPVVMLFFVIVGASINLSQALNITVIVIALLYVGGRSLAKYVGAYTGARITKTPLLTSRFLGFCLMSQAGVAVGLSLIVEEKFGAVGAAQAGLLILNVVIITTMLLQIIGPIAASEGLRRAGEFPADIDGGLQVSDSLASDSACLNDPTPSTDVRRPPDGT, encoded by the coding sequence ATGCAGATCCCCATCTTTGAGCCAACCTCATCAGAGCCACTGTTGATAATCGGTCTAGGGATAGTACTGGCCTTCGCAGGTGCTATTGCCATGAAGCGTGCAGGAGTCCCTCAAATCCTCGGTTTTATGCTTGCAGGTCTCCTTCTTGGTGGTCTTGGTATTTTGAATGATGAAATCCGTGGGGCCATGTTTCCAATAGTGGATCTCGCTCTTGGACTCATTGGGTATAATATTGGGCTCGAGATCAGAAAAGATGTCTTTCGAGGTCGGCTTCGTCAGATGGGGACCATTCTCATTTTTGAATCAATTCTCACATTTGTTGTCGTGGCTTTCCTTACCAATCTTGTTTTAAATAATATTATTGTTGCAATCGTCTTTGGTGCCTTGGCCAGTGCAACAGATCCCGCCTCCACGGTTATGGTCATCTGGGAACGCAATGCAAAGGGGAATCTGACTGAGACCCTGATGTTTGTTCTGGCACTGGATGATGTCATTGCTATTTTATTGGCAAATATCTCCATCTCATTCGCGGCCATCGCCTATGCTGGTACCTCGACTATAGGTGAGGCGCTATTCGTAACACTTCTTGATCTTGGGCTCTCCGGTGTTGTTGGGGGTCTCTTTGGTGCTGGCATGGTCTATTTTATCAATCGCGAGCCGAATAGAAGCAAGCTCCTCGAGTTCGAACTTGGGTTGATCATACTCCTTGTGGGACTTATGACATGGTTACACTTGAGCGCTATCCTTGCATGCATGGTCTTTGGATTTATCGTTGGGAACTATGTTGATTCGAAAAAGGAGCCCGTCTGTCATACACTCAAAGTCATTATGTCCCCAGTAGTTATGCTCTTTTTCGTAATTGTAGGTGCATCCATAAACTTGTCACAGGCCCTTAACATCACGGTCATTGTCATTGCCCTTCTCTACGTGGGAGGCCGCTCACTGGCAAAATACGTAGGTGCCTATACTGGAGCCCGCATTACAAAGACTCCCCTGCTCACGTCCAGATTTCTGGGCTTTTGCCTTATGTCGCAGGCTGGCGTTGCTGTTGGGCTCTCCCTTATCGTTGAAGAAAAATTTGGGGCTGTTGGTGCAGCTCAGGCCGGGTTGCTCATCTTGAATGTAGTGATCATCACTACGATGCTTCTACAAATCATTGGTCCTATTGCGGCTAGCGAAGGATTACGGCGAGCTGGTGAATTTCCAGCCGACATCGACGGCGGTCTACAAGTGAGTGATTCGCTTGCATCCGATAGTGCATGTCTCAACGATCCCACCCCATCTACTGATGTTCGACGACCTCCCGATGGTACGTGA
- a CDS encoding Ig-like domain-containing protein — MMKRRAILIVVVATLLLLQLHILDAQAWSNGGKSTNEDDPDYGTHDQFAKYGMIYVKENFPGLVSWIEEDMSEYLYYTEVPDMVLQDWTNHNYDFGDYGYRGGSPDRGAPDAVQTCYDWVVGNLTLWVDIGMPSSSDYTSNARKAMGMLTHYLADVLNPMHTDDDASDSGKEHEEYSGRVGNYNYRMSYHSCHEKATTRAWEAYEYEFDAIRPDIAVSLINNSAHDETLWCAQYSNMGADRTGRTSGYEGQNVGDHYQEFLEEIVYSFDNKICTVHHGITVEGTTDQLYLWNVEVMQLGATSIGKIIYQASTAAGVSSDDESSAVMYVQGISWDETNIHGRYPRTDLTCYVTIVDTNGDVVSGAEVSIDWTHPDGTVVSLVATTDSNGVAAFSQTDVESGTHTVTVIDVTKSNYTYDSSLNTETTDSYTV, encoded by the coding sequence GTGATGAAACGAAGAGCGATTCTGATTGTGGTTGTTGCCACTCTCCTCCTGTTACAGTTGCACATTCTTGATGCACAGGCTTGGAGTAATGGCGGCAAGAGTACTAACGAAGATGACCCGGACTATGGGACGCATGATCAGTTTGCCAAGTATGGGATGATCTATGTTAAGGAGAACTTTCCGGGACTTGTGAGCTGGATTGAGGAGGACATGTCTGAGTACCTCTACTATACTGAAGTGCCTGACATGGTTCTCCAAGATTGGACAAATCATAACTATGACTTCGGAGATTACGGTTATCGCGGAGGTTCTCCTGATAGGGGTGCTCCAGATGCTGTACAGACTTGCTATGACTGGGTCGTTGGCAACTTGACACTGTGGGTCGATATCGGTATGCCCTCTAGTTCTGATTATACATCAAATGCTCGTAAGGCTATGGGGATGCTGACTCACTATCTTGCAGATGTTCTCAATCCGATGCATACTGACGATGACGCCTCTGATTCTGGCAAAGAACATGAGGAGTATAGTGGTAGAGTTGGAAACTACAACTACCGGATGAGTTATCACAGTTGTCATGAGAAGGCAACGACACGTGCATGGGAGGCCTATGAATACGAATTCGATGCCATACGACCTGACATTGCTGTTTCATTGATCAACAATAGTGCACATGATGAAACTCTGTGGTGCGCCCAATATTCTAATATGGGTGCTGATCGTACTGGTCGGACCAGTGGTTACGAAGGTCAAAATGTTGGCGATCATTATCAAGAATTCCTTGAAGAGATTGTCTATAGTTTTGACAACAAGATTTGCACTGTGCATCATGGCATAACTGTTGAGGGAACAACCGACCAGCTTTATCTCTGGAACGTTGAAGTGATGCAGCTTGGCGCAACTTCGATTGGCAAGATTATCTACCAAGCATCAACAGCTGCTGGTGTTTCCTCGGATGATGAATCCTCTGCTGTAATGTACGTTCAAGGCATCAGCTGGGATGAAACAAACATTCATGGCCGCTATCCACGCACTGACCTTACATGCTACGTTACTATTGTCGACACCAATGGTGATGTGGTGTCAGGTGCCGAGGTTTCAATTGATTGGACTCATCCCGATGGTACCGTTGTCAGTCTTGTTGCAACGACCGATAGTAATGGTGTTGCTGCTTTCTCTCAGACTGATGTTGAATCCGGGACTCATACAGTCACTGTTATTGATGTCACAAAGAGCAATTACACCTATGATTCTTCTCTTAATACGGAAACCACGGATTCATACACAGTCTAA
- a CDS encoding endonuclease III, which produces MRDKIDAKQLASKVCERLEAHYGTAISSRRLPPIDELVLTILSQNTTDVNADRAFHSLKQRFATWEQMLDAGERAIAEAIRSSGSFNVKAHRIVAALDEIRQRVGSLDLSLLEEMPLDEAKAWLTSLHGVGPKTAAIVLLFSFHRPALPVDTHVYRISTRLGLIPPKTSLLKAHALLEELLPPSCIFSFNHNLVRHGRSVCKAVRPHCGFCFLCDLCNSCAR; this is translated from the coding sequence ATGCGCGATAAAATAGATGCCAAACAGCTGGCCTCGAAAGTCTGTGAGCGTCTTGAAGCGCACTATGGTACGGCCATCTCGTCACGACGATTGCCTCCAATTGATGAGCTTGTCCTCACGATATTAAGCCAAAACACAACCGATGTAAATGCCGATCGGGCATTTCATAGCCTGAAACAGAGATTCGCCACTTGGGAGCAGATGTTGGATGCTGGGGAGCGGGCTATTGCCGAGGCGATCCGTTCATCAGGATCCTTTAATGTCAAGGCCCACAGAATTGTTGCTGCTCTCGATGAGATCCGGCAACGTGTTGGTAGTCTTGATCTATCACTTCTTGAAGAGATGCCTCTTGATGAAGCAAAGGCTTGGTTGACCTCGCTTCACGGTGTTGGCCCAAAGACGGCAGCGATCGTTCTTCTCTTCTCATTCCATCGGCCTGCGCTTCCAGTTGATACACACGTTTATCGTATCTCAACGCGGTTAGGTCTTATTCCTCCGAAGACCTCGCTCCTGAAGGCTCATGCGCTTCTTGAGGAACTACTCCCTCCAAGTTGCATCTTCTCTTTTAACCACAATCTGGTTCGGCATGGGCGTTCGGTCTGCAAAGCGGTCCGTCCTCACTGTGGTTTTTGTTTTCTCTGTGATCTCTGCAACAGTTGTGCACGCTAG
- a CDS encoding PCI domain-containing protein, with translation MNRIVKICVYLLITLFGIVELIYGGLGAAIYGLGGIIPESGLPVIVPLIVGTVLTLFGLFMLVNTIRLSTMQRKVVEVASAYKEITIEEMARQSGLTIPNARSALQRAIADGELRGRIEGNTFIREKEGPKEVVKIEREVMVTRKAPEKCYTCGAALNPQDVEWVGPDQIRCPHCGAIMNVTTERV, from the coding sequence ATGAACCGAATTGTGAAGATATGTGTCTACTTGCTGATCACTCTGTTTGGAATCGTTGAACTCATCTATGGAGGCCTTGGCGCAGCCATATATGGACTTGGAGGAATCATTCCTGAATCAGGACTCCCTGTAATAGTCCCACTTATCGTCGGAACAGTTCTCACACTCTTTGGCCTGTTCATGTTGGTCAATACAATTAGACTGAGCACTATGCAGCGCAAGGTCGTGGAGGTTGCCTCTGCATACAAGGAGATCACTATTGAAGAGATGGCACGCCAGTCAGGCTTGACCATTCCCAATGCCAGATCGGCCCTTCAACGAGCTATTGCCGATGGTGAATTGAGAGGCCGTATCGAGGGAAACACCTTCATCCGTGAGAAGGAGGGACCGAAGGAGGTCGTCAAGATTGAACGCGAAGTCATGGTCACAAGGAAGGCGCCAGAAAAGTGCTATACTTGTGGTGCTGCGCTCAATCCACAGGATGTAGAGTGGGTGGGGCCGGATCAGATCAGATGTCCTCATTGTGGCGCCATCATGAATGTCACTACTGAACGCGTATAG
- a CDS encoding S8 family peptidase, with the protein MKTKALAGMMLLFFAIASLPVATFTVTTVSDGFTLYGPPSWLGGGGDDTTYPWQDDDPETPWGIERVFNGNYDGDQVTTSVQVAILDTGIDLDHPDLAPNIAWTVDATGGNSVDDKNGHGTHVAGTIGAIRDNNGVVGMYANVQIYAIKVLGNGGRGDWTDLATGIMYACQGPDGVEGTADDADVISMSLGGSSAPEEVHDAIIHAYDLGIVIVAAAGNEGDGDPSTEEISYPAAYAEVIAVGATDKDDSIASFSNTGSYLEVAAPGVDIYSTYKNGGYDTLSGTSMACPHVAGLVALIIAINGKMPVGTFDDTDTSTIRGYLHSTALDLGPSGWDPAYGYGLIQR; encoded by the coding sequence TTGAAAACTAAAGCCTTGGCTGGCATGATGCTACTGTTCTTTGCGATAGCATCTCTCCCAGTAGCCACTTTCACAGTGACCACTGTGTCTGACGGCTTCACACTCTATGGTCCGCCCAGCTGGTTAGGTGGAGGCGGAGACGATACAACATATCCATGGCAGGATGACGATCCCGAGACCCCATGGGGAATCGAGAGAGTCTTCAATGGAAACTACGACGGCGATCAAGTGACCACTTCGGTCCAAGTTGCAATCTTGGACACTGGCATTGATCTTGACCACCCAGACCTTGCTCCCAACATTGCATGGACCGTAGATGCAACAGGTGGTAACAGCGTCGATGACAAGAATGGCCATGGCACACATGTCGCAGGCACTATTGGTGCAATCCGTGACAACAACGGTGTTGTTGGAATGTATGCGAATGTGCAGATCTACGCCATCAAGGTCCTCGGAAACGGAGGCCGTGGTGACTGGACCGACCTTGCCACTGGAATCATGTATGCATGTCAGGGCCCTGACGGTGTTGAGGGAACGGCAGATGACGCAGATGTCATCAGCATGAGCCTTGGTGGCTCATCAGCTCCAGAAGAGGTGCATGATGCGATCATTCATGCTTATGATCTGGGAATTGTAATTGTTGCAGCCGCCGGGAATGAGGGCGACGGAGATCCGTCAACTGAGGAGATCTCTTACCCCGCAGCCTATGCTGAAGTCATTGCAGTTGGTGCAACTGACAAAGACGATTCAATAGCCTCCTTCTCTAACACTGGTTCGTACCTTGAGGTTGCTGCCCCAGGTGTCGATATCTATTCCACCTACAAGAATGGTGGGTATGACACCCTGTCAGGCACTTCCATGGCCTGCCCACATGTAGCAGGGCTGGTGGCACTTATCATTGCAATTAATGGAAAGATGCCAGTCGGTACTTTTGACGACACTGACACCAGCACCATCCGCGGCTACTTGCATAGCACAGCACTGGATCTTGGCCCATCCGGGTGGGACCCCGCCTACGGATACGGTCTGATTCAACGCTAA
- a CDS encoding cation:proton antiporter — translation MQIPIFEPSSSEPLLIIGLGIVLAFVGAIVMKRAGVPQILGFMLAGLFLGSFGILNDEVREAMFPVVDLALGLIGYNIGLEIRKDVFSGKTRQMGTILIFESILTFVVVSFLTNLVLHNILIAIVFGALASATDPASTVMVIWEKNTKGNLTETLMFVLALDDVVAILLANISISFVALTYSGATTFIEAILSTLLNLGVSSIFGAVFGAVLVFSIDRERERRDLLEFELGLIILLIGCMIWLHLSAILACMVFGFVVGNYVNKQKEPICYTLKIVMSPVVMLFFVIVGGSINFSQAFNITVLVLAFLYVGGRSIAKYVGAYTGARLTKAPELTSKYLGYCLMSQAGIAVGLSLVVENSFGAGGAAEAGLLILNVVIMTTMILQIIGPIAASEGLRRAGEFPIICIEDSIEVPSSSQVDKCGS, via the coding sequence ATGCAGATCCCCATCTTTGAGCCTTCTTCATCAGAGCCTCTTTTGATCATCGGACTCGGAATTGTTCTGGCTTTTGTCGGAGCCATAGTAATGAAGCGTGCAGGTGTGCCCCAAATCCTTGGTTTTATGCTTGCAGGTCTCTTTCTTGGTAGTTTCGGTATTCTAAATGACGAAGTTCGTGAGGCCATGTTTCCAGTTGTGGATCTTGCGCTAGGCCTTATTGGCTACAATATTGGACTCGAAATCAGAAAGGATGTGTTCAGCGGCAAGACACGTCAGATGGGGACTATTCTCATCTTCGAGTCAATTCTCACGTTTGTGGTGGTCTCGTTTCTTACCAATCTGGTTCTGCATAATATTCTCATCGCAATCGTCTTTGGTGCCTTGGCCAGTGCAACAGATCCCGCCTCCACGGTCATGGTCATCTGGGAGAAGAATACAAAGGGGAATCTGACTGAGACCCTGATGTTCGTTCTGGCACTGGATGATGTTGTGGCAATTCTACTTGCCAACATATCGATCTCTTTTGTTGCACTCACATATTCAGGGGCAACGACCTTCATTGAGGCTATTCTTTCTACCCTCCTCAATCTTGGTGTATCCAGTATCTTTGGTGCTGTCTTTGGAGCAGTACTTGTATTCTCAATTGATCGAGAGCGTGAGCGTCGTGATCTGCTCGAGTTCGAACTGGGTCTAATCATTCTTCTAATCGGTTGTATGATTTGGCTGCATCTGAGCGCAATACTTGCCTGTATGGTCTTTGGTTTTGTAGTTGGGAACTACGTGAACAAACAGAAAGAGCCTATCTGTTATACCTTAAAGATAGTCATGTCCCCAGTCGTTATGCTATTCTTTGTGATTGTTGGTGGTTCAATTAATTTCAGTCAGGCATTCAATATCACAGTCCTAGTTCTTGCATTCCTCTATGTTGGTGGTCGTTCAATCGCAAAATATGTTGGTGCTTATACGGGAGCTCGGCTCACAAAAGCACCCGAACTTACCTCCAAATATCTTGGCTATTGTCTTATGTCGCAGGCGGGAATTGCTGTGGGACTCTCACTTGTAGTTGAAAATAGTTTTGGGGCTGGAGGGGCGGCAGAGGCAGGTCTGTTGATTTTGAATGTTGTAATCATGACAACCATGATTTTACAGATAATCGGACCTATTGCTGCTAGTGAGGGATTACGGCGAGCTGGTGAATTTCCAATAATCTGTATTGAAGATTCGATTGAAGTGCCTAGCTCCTCTCAAGTCGATAAATGTGGGAGTTGA